One genomic window of Psychrobacillus sp. INOP01 includes the following:
- a CDS encoding carbonic anhydrase yields the protein MPSLHEILKYNDDFVENKLYEPFLTTKFPNKRIVILTCMDTRLTEMLPKSMNFKNGDVKIVKSAGAIINHPFGGIMRSLIVAVYELKADEIYVIGHHDCGMSAIETDKIMDKMITRGVDPRVLDILQNSGVNLEKWLEGFSNVESSVLHSVEMIRNHPLMLPSIPVHGLIIDPETGRLDLLTDGNIDKK from the coding sequence ATGCCAAGCTTGCATGAGATTTTAAAATACAATGATGACTTTGTGGAAAACAAACTATACGAACCATTTTTAACTACGAAATTTCCAAATAAACGAATTGTTATCTTAACTTGCATGGATACAAGGTTAACAGAGATGCTCCCAAAATCTATGAATTTTAAAAATGGTGATGTGAAAATTGTTAAAAGTGCTGGAGCAATCATCAACCATCCATTTGGTGGAATTATGCGTAGCCTTATCGTAGCTGTTTATGAGCTAAAGGCAGATGAGATTTATGTAATTGGTCATCATGATTGTGGAATGAGTGCTATAGAAACCGATAAAATTATGGATAAAATGATTACTCGAGGAGTGGACCCTCGTGTATTAGATATCCTACAAAATTCTGGAGTGAACTTAGAAAAATGGTTGGAAGGTTTTTCCAACGTAGAAAGTAGTGTTTTACATAGTGTTGAGATGATACGAAATCACCCGCTTATGCTTCCATCAATTCCAGTTCACGGCCTAATTATTGATCCAGAAACTGGTCGCTTAGATTTACTGACAGATGGTAATATCGACAAGAAATAA
- a CDS encoding GNAT family N-acetyltransferase, protein MIYLEGDTCYLRTLNTKDAPALADLTYRNKMYWSVYEPLHRDDYYTTSVQREKIRESLTLSKEKREYSFGIFEHQTERMIGSVSLYSIKRMPFSSGLIGYSMDEFYIGKGIASEAVHLVKIFGFEHVQLNRIEAYVSPQNNGSIKVLEKNGFKKEGLLRKLLYINGKWQDHFIYASLTDEL, encoded by the coding sequence TTGATTTATCTAGAAGGAGATACATGTTATTTACGAACATTAAATACAAAAGATGCACCAGCCCTAGCGGATCTGACTTATCGCAATAAGATGTATTGGTCCGTTTATGAACCGTTACATCGTGATGATTATTACACGACTTCTGTTCAACGAGAGAAAATTCGAGAATCTCTCACGTTGTCTAAGGAAAAAAGAGAATATAGCTTCGGTATTTTCGAACATCAGACAGAAAGAATGATTGGTAGTGTATCGCTATACAGTATTAAAAGAATGCCTTTTTCAAGTGGGCTTATTGGGTATTCTATGGATGAATTTTATATTGGAAAAGGAATTGCTTCTGAAGCTGTACATTTAGTGAAAATATTTGGATTTGAGCATGTCCAATTAAATCGTATCGAAGCATATGTATCTCCGCAAAATAATGGCTCTATCAAAGTCTTAGAAAAAAATGGTTTCAAGAAAGAGGGTCTATTAAGAAAGTTGCTCTATATCAATGGTAAATGGCAAGATCATTTTATATATGCATCCTTAACTGACGAGCTTTGA